The following proteins come from a genomic window of Malus domestica chromosome 02, GDT2T_hap1:
- the LOC103400490 gene encoding endochitinase isoform X2 yields MKLQALIFLSLTLLLGISAEQCGSQAGGAVCPNGLCCSQYGWCGTTSDYCATGCQSQCGSTPNPTPTPTPSGGGGDISSLISSSVFDQMLKYRNDARCQSNGFYTYDAFVAAARSFNGFGTTGDDATRKRELAAFLAQTSHETTGGWESAPDGPYAWGYCFVNEINQDVYCSSNQYPCAAGKKYYGRGPIQLTHNYNYGQAGKAIGNDLIKNPDLVATDPVVSFKTAIWFWMTPQGNKPSSHDVITGRWSPSSADRSAGRVPGYGVITNIINGGLECGKGQDARVASRIGFYRRYCEILGVSPGDNLDCYNQRPFA; encoded by the exons atgaagtTGCAAGCTCTCATTTTTTTGTCCCTAACTTTGTTGCTAGGAATCTCAGCAGAGCAATGTGGGAGCCAAGCCGGTGGCGCCGTGTGTCCAAATGGGCTGTGTTGTAGCCAgtatgggtggtgcggcaccaCATCTGACTACTGCGCCACTGGTTGCCAAAGCCAATGTGGCTCAACCCCTAATCCTACTCCAACCCCAACCccaagtggtggtggtggtgatatCAGCAGCCTCATTAGCTCGTCGGTTTTCGACCAAATGCTGAAGTATCGAAATGATGCACGCTGCCAGAGTAATGGGTTTTACACATATGATGCTTTCGTTGCTGCTGCTCGGTCTTTTAATGGGTTTGGCACAACTGGAGATGATGCTACTCGCAAAAGAGAGCTTGCTGCTTTCTTGGCACAAACCTCTCATGAGACTACTG GAGGATGGGAAAGTGCACCAGATGGTCCATATGCATGGGGATATTGCTTTGTCAATGAAATAAACCAAGATGTGTATTGTTCTTCCAACCAATATCCATGCGCTGCTGGCAAGAAATATTACGGCAGAGGACCCATCCAACTCACCCA CAACTACAACTATGGTCAAGCGGGCAAGGCAATCGGAAATGATCTGATAAAAAACCCGGATCTAGTGGCCACGGACCCGGTTGTATCATTCAAGACAGCTATATGGTTCTGGATGACTCCACAGGGAAACAAGCCATCAAGCCATGATGTCATCACTGGTAGGTGGAGTCCATCTAGTGCAGACAGATCAGCGGGTCGGGTTCCCGGGTATGGAGTGATCACCAACATCATCAACGGAGGGCTTGAATGCGGGAAGGGTCAGGATGCTAGGGTTGCTAGTCGCATCGGCTTCTACAGAAGGTACTGTGAGATATTGGGAGTGAGTCCGGGGGACAACTTGGATTGTTACAATCAAAGGCCTTTTGCCTAA
- the LOC103400490 gene encoding endochitinase isoform X3 codes for MKLQTLILLSLSLLIGISAEQCGRQAGGAVCPARTPTPSGGGDINSLVSSSVFDQMLKYRNDGRCPSHGFYKYGAFIAAARSFNGFGTTGDVNTRKKELAAFLAQTSHETTGGWASAPDGPYAWGYCFVNETNQDVYCTPSGQYPCAAGKKYYGRGPIQLTYNYNYGQAGKAIGNDLIKNPDLVATDPVVSFKTAIWFWMTPQGNKPSSHDVITGRWSPSSADRSAGRVPGYGVITNIINGGLECGKGQDARVASRIGFYRRYCEILGVSPGDNLDCYNQRPFA; via the exons atgaagttgCAAACCCTTATCCTGTTGTCCCTAAGTTTGCTGATTGGGATCTCAGCAGAGCAATGTGGGAGGCAAGCTGGTGGTGCCGTGTGCCCAGCTCGAACTCCAACCCCAAGTGGCGGTGGTGACATCAACAGCCTCGTTAGCTCGTCTGTTTTCGACCAAATGCTTAAGTATCGAAACGATGGGAGATGCCCTAGTCATGGGTTTTACAAGTATGGTGCTTTCATTGCTGCAGCTCGGTCTTTTAATGGGTTTGGCACAACTGGAGATGTTAATACTCGCAAAAAGGAGCTTGCTGCTTTCTTGGCTCAAACCTCTCATGAGACTACTG GAGGATGGGCAAGTGCACCAGATGGTCCTTATGCATGGGGATATTGCTTTGTCAATGAAACAAACCAAGATGTGTATTGCACACCATCCGGTCAATATCCATGTGCTGCTGGCAAGAAATACTATGGCAGAGGACCCATCCAACTTACCTA CAACTACAACTATGGTCAAGCGGGCAAGGCAATCGGAAATGATCTGATAAAAAACCCGGATCTAGTGGCCACGGACCCGGTTGTATCATTCAAGACAGCTATATGGTTCTGGATGACTCCACAGGGAAACAAGCCATCAAGCCATGATGTCATCACTGGTAGGTGGAGTCCATCTAGTGCAGACAGATCAGCGGGTCGGGTTCCCGGGTATGGAGTGATCACCAACATCATCAACGGAGGGCTTGAATGCGGGAAGGGTCAGGATGCTAGGGTTGCTAGTCGCATCGGCTTCTACAGAAGGTACTGTGAGATATTGGGAGTGAGTCCGGGGGACAACTTGGATTGTTACAATCAAAGGCCTTTTGCCTAA
- the LOC103400490 gene encoding endochitinase isoform X1 — protein MKLQALIFLSLTLLLGISAEQCGSQAGGAVCPNGLCCSQYGWCGTTSDYCATGCQSQCGSTPNPTPTPTPSGGGGDISSLISSSVFDQMLKYRNDARCQSNGFYTYDAFVAAARSFNGFGTTGDDATRKRELAAFLAQTSHETTGGWESAPDGPYAWGYCFVNEINQDVYCSSNQYPCAAGKKYYGRGPIQLTHNYNYAQAGQALGQDLINNPDLVATDPVVSFRTAIWFWMTPQSNKPSSHDVITGTWSPSSADTSAGRVPGYGVITNIINGGLECGKGQDDRVASRIGFYRRYCEILGVSPGDNLDCYNQRPFAQ, from the exons atgaagtTGCAAGCTCTCATTTTTTTGTCCCTAACTTTGTTGCTAGGAATCTCAGCAGAGCAATGTGGGAGCCAAGCCGGTGGCGCCGTGTGTCCAAATGGGCTGTGTTGTAGCCAgtatgggtggtgcggcaccaCATCTGACTACTGCGCCACTGGTTGCCAAAGCCAATGTGGCTCAACCCCTAATCCTACTCCAACCCCAACCccaagtggtggtggtggtgatatCAGCAGCCTCATTAGCTCGTCGGTTTTCGACCAAATGCTGAAGTATCGAAATGATGCACGCTGCCAGAGTAATGGGTTTTACACATATGATGCTTTCGTTGCTGCTGCTCGGTCTTTTAATGGGTTTGGCACAACTGGAGATGATGCTACTCGCAAAAGAGAGCTTGCTGCTTTCTTGGCACAAACCTCTCATGAGACTACTG GAGGATGGGAAAGTGCACCAGATGGTCCATATGCATGGGGATATTGCTTTGTCAATGAAATAAACCAAGATGTGTATTGTTCTTCCAACCAATATCCATGCGCTGCTGGCAAGAAATATTACGGCAGAGGACCCATCCAACTCACCCA CAACTACAACTATGCTCAAGCGGGTCAAGCACTAGGACAGGATCTGATAAACAACCCAGATCTAGTGGCTACAGACCCGGTTGTGTCATTCAGGACAGCTATATGGTTTTGGATGACTCCACAGAGCAACAAGCCATCAAGCCATGATGTCATCACTGGTACGTGGAGCCCATCTAGTGCAGACACGTCAGCGGGTCGAGTTCCCGGGTATGGAGTGATCACCAACATCATCAATGGAGGGCTTGAATGTGGCAAGGGTCAGGACGATAGGGTTGCTAGTCGGATTGGATTCTACAGAAGGTACTGTGAGATATTGGGAGTGAGTCCGGGGGACAACTTGGATTGTTACAATCAAAGGCCTTTTGCCCAATAA